The following are encoded in a window of Maridesulfovibrio ferrireducens genomic DNA:
- a CDS encoding WD40 repeat domain-containing protein, with translation MILRFSQVQIIIFLFVLILISAPVSSDAQSSANSKERVGQTYIDVPPQLRKGTVKSLKKYVSELLGKKYVSTGKLYTPPFEALADNMYISVTREKAIPIIAGGVSSYSGTEEGLAAALYDGSIRLWSSYPCKKLRLPSGKGAALVAYAPGSPVLAATDSKGDNLFIYDLKTCSRIPGDIPVEHGPVKMMAISRTGDWLGLIDSFNALLSGPSNGPLKEMSVLEGTPLFLGYTPGQGILVAVEASGKIVMWGMKNLSRINSDEVAGGPFASVRMSGYVVCLRRDDGKEVYWDLRKRDLVKKSEALKESSSWIYEKEGSLVYSTGVDRWKVAEHFGRPLFIVSYSAKEKLFRVRDLDSKTRYYSALDGKEFSEIKTSDWKFISPKNGVYKAGKALFRLYDLVCQKGAQKLYCRHIEGKGFYLWWQQAGDVVDRIPHPMELPVRESILADQPAIWTPLIQGEIR, from the coding sequence ATGATCCTCAGATTTTCACAGGTTCAGATTATTATTTTTTTATTTGTTCTGATATTGATAAGTGCTCCGGTTTCATCCGACGCACAAAGCTCTGCAAATTCTAAAGAGAGAGTCGGGCAAACCTATATAGATGTTCCTCCTCAGTTGCGTAAGGGAACAGTTAAATCCTTGAAAAAGTATGTTTCCGAGTTGCTGGGCAAGAAATATGTCAGCACAGGAAAATTGTATACTCCTCCGTTTGAAGCGCTTGCGGACAATATGTATATTTCAGTCACAAGGGAAAAAGCTATTCCTATTATTGCCGGAGGGGTCTCTTCTTATTCCGGTACGGAGGAAGGTCTTGCCGCGGCTCTTTATGACGGTTCTATCCGGCTTTGGAGCAGCTATCCCTGCAAAAAATTGAGACTGCCTTCTGGAAAAGGGGCAGCACTTGTCGCATATGCGCCGGGAAGTCCTGTTTTAGCCGCGACGGATAGCAAAGGGGATAATCTCTTTATTTACGATTTGAAAACCTGTTCCAGAATACCGGGAGATATTCCCGTTGAGCATGGCCCTGTTAAAATGATGGCCATTTCACGCACAGGCGACTGGCTGGGATTGATAGATAGTTTTAATGCACTTTTGAGCGGCCCTTCAAACGGCCCTTTAAAAGAAATGTCCGTGCTGGAAGGAACTCCTCTTTTCCTTGGATATACACCGGGGCAGGGAATTTTAGTTGCTGTTGAAGCTTCAGGTAAAATTGTTATGTGGGGCATGAAGAATTTGTCCCGTATTAATTCTGATGAAGTAGCCGGAGGCCCTTTTGCTTCGGTGAGGATGTCTGGATATGTTGTCTGTCTGCGCCGTGATGACGGTAAAGAAGTTTACTGGGATCTTCGCAAGCGTGATTTGGTTAAAAAATCAGAGGCCTTGAAGGAATCTTCTTCCTGGATTTACGAAAAAGAAGGATCACTTGTTTATTCTACCGGGGTAGATCGTTGGAAAGTTGCTGAGCATTTCGGAAGGCCCTTGTTTATTGTTTCTTACTCTGCAAAGGAAAAATTGTTCAGAGTTCGTGACCTTGACTCTAAAACTCGTTACTATAGCGCCTTAGACGGAAAAGAGTTTTCGGAAATAAAGACATCTGACTGGAAATTTATATCTCCTAAAAACGGAGTTTATAAGGCCGGAAAAGCTTTGTTTCGTTTATATGATCTTGTGTGTCAAAAAGGAGCTCAAAAGCTTTATTGCCGACATATTGAAGGAAAGGGTTTTTATTTATGGTGGCAGCAGGCAGGGGATGTAGTTGATAGAATTCCTCACCCTATGGAACTGCCAGTCAGAGAAAGTATTCTGGCAGATCAGCCCGCAATTTGGACCCCCCTGATTCAGGGCGAAATACGGTAA
- a CDS encoding STAS domain-containing protein, which produces MSFGWKLDVSAEEALIKISGEIDFTGTPALREELHKFIEISSGEVRVDLSELEYLDSSGLASLIELRRMLTLKDRTVVIISVTEQVDKLLHLTQVKSLFGME; this is translated from the coding sequence ATGAGTTTTGGTTGGAAACTAGATGTTAGTGCCGAAGAAGCTCTGATTAAAATCAGCGGGGAAATTGATTTTACAGGAACTCCGGCTCTTCGTGAAGAGTTGCATAAATTTATTGAAATCTCATCGGGAGAAGTGCGGGTTGATCTTTCTGAGTTGGAATATCTGGACAGCTCCGGCCTTGCTTCTTTGATTGAGCTGCGAAGAATGCTGACACTAAAAGATCGAACTGTTGTGATCATTTCCGTTACGGAACAGGTTGATAAACTTTTGCATCTTACTCAGGTTAAATCATTATTTGGTATGGAATAG
- a CDS encoding GAF domain-containing SpoIIE family protein phosphatase, protein MSSQARRLKKLIQANEVLASIESLVDLLPQLLRLAQDVTGAEASSILLYNKEKNVLEFALAMNDVLSEMSMDILKTRIELPLGKGIAGWVALHKKSLNVVDAQNDARFSRDADKKTGFETRCILCVPIIHKGELQGVVQVLNSSSKDCFNIEDQELLESFGHLAGVALVRSELMIQRLNQQKFETQLEAASRIQKQFNPKTPELTGGNHIWGNSVPAHFVGGDLYDFIPNSDGSWYVYVADVSGKGLPAALIMSALWTRIRAAAVKELSPNEMMTEINKAAFEFMGGEVFATMVLVRFYPETGKCSYCVAGHPAPLLVADGEVKEMDRPLGLPVGILDDGEFGLAEISLEKGQSLIVVTDGVDEARNKDKDFFGTERLAEALKIEGKPPLGKSLLKAVSRWRGKTPPNDDTTVVEIYKS, encoded by the coding sequence GTGAGTAGCCAAGCCCGTAGATTAAAAAAATTGATTCAAGCAAACGAAGTGCTGGCGAGCATTGAATCGCTGGTCGATTTGTTGCCTCAACTCTTAAGGTTGGCACAAGATGTCACCGGAGCTGAAGCCTCTTCTATTCTGCTCTATAATAAAGAGAAAAATGTTCTCGAATTTGCTTTGGCTATGAATGATGTGTTGAGCGAAATGAGTATGGATATTTTAAAAACTCGTATTGAGTTGCCGCTTGGTAAAGGTATTGCCGGGTGGGTGGCTCTGCATAAGAAGTCTTTAAATGTCGTCGATGCTCAAAATGATGCTCGTTTTTCTCGCGACGCGGATAAAAAAACAGGTTTTGAAACTCGCTGTATATTATGTGTGCCTATAATTCATAAAGGTGAACTTCAAGGCGTTGTTCAAGTTTTAAACTCAAGTTCCAAAGATTGCTTTAATATCGAAGATCAGGAGCTTCTTGAGAGTTTTGGGCATTTGGCCGGAGTTGCTCTGGTACGCTCTGAGCTGATGATTCAGAGGCTCAATCAACAAAAATTTGAAACACAGCTTGAGGCTGCCTCCCGAATTCAGAAACAATTCAATCCTAAAACTCCTGAACTTACCGGTGGCAATCATATTTGGGGAAATTCCGTCCCGGCACATTTTGTCGGCGGTGATTTATATGATTTTATACCCAATTCAGATGGAAGCTGGTATGTTTATGTTGCGGATGTTTCTGGAAAAGGACTTCCTGCTGCGCTGATCATGTCTGCGTTATGGACACGAATCAGGGCTGCGGCGGTTAAAGAGCTGTCTCCGAACGAAATGATGACAGAGATTAATAAAGCTGCCTTTGAATTTATGGGCGGCGAAGTTTTTGCTACAATGGTGCTTGTTCGTTTCTATCCTGAAACGGGTAAATGTAGTTATTGCGTTGCCGGTCATCCCGCTCCGTTGCTTGTTGCAGACGGTGAAGTAAAAGAAATGGACAGGCCTCTTGGACTTCCTGTCGGAATTCTGGATGACGGGGAGTTCGGTTTAGCTGAGATTTCTCTTGAAAAAGGACAGTCCTTGATAGTCGTCACAGACGGGGTTGATGAAGCCCGGAATAAAGACAAAGATTTTTTCGGAACAGAGCGTCTGGCGGAAGCCTTGAAAATCGAGGGAAAACCTCCTTTAGGTAAATCTTTACTTAAAGCTGTTTCCAGATGGAGAGGAAAAACTCCGCCGAATGATGATACAACCGTTGTTGAAATATATAAATCTTGA
- a CDS encoding ParA family protein — translation MAKRIVVANQKGGVGKTTTSINLAASLAVMEKKVLLVDCDPQGNCSSGLGFYPGDSRENVYSVLFQPERVKDAIFQTDIPFLSLMPASQDLVGAEIELIDKMGREYYLRELIDRVEDEYEYIIFDCPPSLGLLTVNALCAARELLVPLQTEYYALEGVAQLLMTFELVKKRLNPDMTVLGVVLTMYDRRNRLARQVKNEVRKAFPDSLFETIIPRNVRLSEAPSFGKPAISYDAKSNGAKAYISLAQEVVKRHAAMEVD, via the coding sequence GTGGCAAAAAGAATTGTTGTAGCGAATCAGAAAGGTGGAGTTGGTAAAACAACGACATCAATCAATTTGGCAGCTTCATTAGCTGTAATGGAAAAAAAAGTTTTGCTTGTGGATTGTGATCCGCAGGGAAACTGTTCAAGCGGGCTGGGCTTTTATCCCGGCGACTCAAGAGAAAATGTATATTCTGTCTTATTTCAGCCGGAGCGGGTCAAAGACGCAATTTTTCAAACTGACATTCCGTTTCTTTCCTTGATGCCTGCGAGTCAGGACTTGGTTGGTGCTGAGATAGAGTTGATTGATAAAATGGGGCGTGAGTATTATTTGCGGGAGTTGATCGATAGGGTTGAGGATGAATACGAATATATAATATTCGACTGTCCTCCTTCGCTTGGGCTGCTTACGGTGAACGCTCTTTGCGCAGCCAGAGAGCTTTTAGTTCCCTTGCAGACCGAGTACTATGCGCTTGAGGGTGTAGCTCAGCTTTTAATGACTTTCGAATTGGTTAAGAAAAGATTAAATCCTGACATGACTGTTTTGGGAGTTGTGTTAACCATGTATGATCGCCGTAACAGGCTTGCCAGACAGGTTAAGAACGAAGTTAGAAAAGCTTTTCCCGATAGTCTGTTCGAAACGATTATTCCGAGAAACGTTCGTTTGTCTGAGGCTCCGAGTTTCGGCAAACCTGCAATCTCATATGATGCAAAATCGAATGGAGCAAAGGCTTATATAAGTCTCGCTCAGGAAGTTGTTAAAAGACATGCGGCTATGGAAGTAGATTAA
- a CDS encoding ABC transporter ATP-binding protein — MKVSRLAQDITLKELSLGYPGKVLMANLNAVLPAGKISVILGGSGCGKSTLLRHILGLNVPVSGEIFLGETNLTKLKDEDELRLIRTRMGVLFQDGAMLGSLTLGENVALPLQEHTELPDVIIEEVVNMKLRMVGLGEFTHYFPNQLSGGMRKRAGLARAMVMDPTTLLCDEPSSGLDPITAADLDQLILKLKETFNVTTVVVTHDLDSLFNIADHVVVLHQGRCLYQGDLDGLRDSDDEYLIDFLERRPTIIDNSMARSVKFRSRL; from the coding sequence ATGAAAGTATCAAGACTTGCACAAGACATAACATTAAAAGAACTCAGCCTCGGGTATCCGGGAAAAGTGCTGATGGCGAATCTTAATGCCGTACTTCCGGCAGGTAAGATCAGCGTAATTCTTGGCGGTTCAGGATGTGGCAAGTCGACATTACTGAGACATATTTTAGGTTTGAATGTTCCAGTTTCAGGCGAAATATTCCTTGGTGAAACAAACCTCACCAAATTGAAAGATGAAGATGAGTTAAGACTTATCCGAACTCGCATGGGTGTCCTTTTTCAGGACGGGGCAATGCTCGGGTCTCTCACTTTGGGTGAAAATGTGGCTTTGCCTCTTCAAGAGCATACGGAGCTTCCGGATGTAATTATCGAGGAAGTTGTAAATATGAAGCTTAGAATGGTTGGGCTTGGTGAGTTTACACATTATTTCCCTAACCAGCTTTCCGGCGGAATGAGAAAAAGAGCAGGGCTTGCTCGAGCAATGGTCATGGACCCGACAACTTTGTTGTGTGATGAGCCTTCATCGGGACTTGATCCGATCACAGCGGCCGATCTTGATCAATTAATTTTGAAACTTAAAGAGACATTTAATGTTACGACTGTAGTTGTTACGCATGATCTCGACAGCTTGTTTAATATTGCGGACCATGTTGTGGTGCTGCATCAGGGCAGATGTTTATATCAGGGTGATCTGGATGGCCTTAGAGATTCGGACGATGAGTATCTGATTGATTTTCTGGAAAGACGGCCGACTATAATAGATAATTCAATGGCAAGATCAGTAAAGTTTAGAAGTAGATTATGA
- a CDS encoding MlaE family ABC transporter permease, whose product MKGLQVLAWMISRLLGCLRLKPGPKKSFYRKKLYKDLASVGADSIPIVSVIAGCTGIILALQAAQQLEKVGAVSYVASLVGLTIINELGPLLTAIIITGRSGAAFTAEIATMQISEEIDALEVMGIEPVRFLVVPKLIAMLIMVPCLTVWADFVGIVSGGIFSSVALGINEVTYFNNTVEFLKLRDVFAGLVKSGGFAVAITVIGCWQGFLAREGAVDVGRKTTNSVVISIFMIILLDLFFTTLNFLFR is encoded by the coding sequence ATGAAAGGATTGCAGGTTCTGGCATGGATGATTTCCCGACTTTTGGGATGCCTGCGCCTGAAACCCGGTCCTAAAAAATCTTTCTATCGTAAAAAACTCTACAAAGATCTCGCCAGCGTCGGGGCCGACTCAATACCTATCGTCAGTGTTATTGCCGGCTGTACAGGTATTATTCTGGCCTTGCAGGCAGCACAGCAGTTGGAGAAAGTCGGGGCTGTCAGTTATGTTGCCAGCCTTGTCGGGCTTACGATTATCAACGAGTTAGGGCCGTTGCTCACAGCGATTATTATCACCGGGCGATCCGGTGCCGCTTTTACTGCCGAAATTGCCACTATGCAGATATCTGAAGAGATCGATGCTCTTGAAGTAATGGGTATCGAACCTGTTCGTTTTCTTGTCGTTCCCAAATTGATAGCCATGCTCATTATGGTCCCCTGTCTTACAGTCTGGGCTGATTTTGTAGGAATTGTTTCAGGCGGCATTTTCTCCTCTGTTGCTCTCGGGATAAACGAAGTTACATATTTCAATAACACAGTGGAATTTTTGAAGTTACGGGATGTCTTTGCCGGATTGGTCAAAAGCGGAGGCTTTGCCGTTGCAATTACTGTGATCGGGTGCTGGCAGGGGTTCTTAGCTCGGGAAGGAGCGGTTGATGTAGGGCGTAAAACCACAAATTCTGTAGTTATATCAATATTTATGATTATTTTGTTAGACCTATTTTTTACAACACTGAATTTTCTTTTTCGTTAA
- a CDS encoding ParB/RepB/Spo0J family partition protein yields the protein MAGATGGLGRGLDALLGGSKLDAQGNSTSVDARQIDIDKIIANPNQPRKEFAPEALKDLAESIKAKGVIQPVLVRSIAGRRDSFELVAGERRLRASKLAGLTEIPVLVKEMTDLESMAIALIENLQREDLNPIEEAKGFQELITRFGLSQEQLAGQVGKSRSTLSNSMRLLTLAEPIQSAIGKGDISAGHGRALIAIADDDARTELFKTVLSDGLSVRQAESSVSFFKEHGSLPKGEVPVVAKSASRTKKEPKQIDAELANVKARLEDSLGTKVSFSGSLDKGNLTIKYSSEAELEKILALLEV from the coding sequence ATGGCAGGCGCAACCGGAGGACTCGGACGAGGACTCGACGCACTACTTGGTGGATCAAAACTTGATGCCCAGGGCAACTCTACATCTGTAGATGCCCGGCAGATAGATATAGATAAAATTATTGCAAATCCCAATCAGCCGCGCAAGGAGTTTGCTCCCGAGGCTTTAAAGGATCTTGCAGAATCAATAAAAGCAAAAGGTGTAATACAGCCTGTTTTGGTCCGTTCAATTGCAGGACGCAGAGACTCCTTTGAACTGGTAGCTGGAGAACGTCGTTTAAGAGCTTCTAAGCTGGCTGGTTTGACTGAGATTCCTGTGCTTGTAAAAGAAATGACAGACCTTGAGAGTATGGCGATTGCTTTGATTGAAAATCTACAGCGTGAAGATTTGAATCCAATTGAAGAAGCTAAGGGTTTTCAAGAACTGATCACGAGGTTTGGACTAAGTCAGGAACAGCTTGCGGGGCAGGTTGGTAAAAGCCGATCGACTCTTTCAAACTCTATGAGGCTATTGACTCTTGCCGAACCGATTCAGAGCGCTATTGGAAAGGGTGATATTTCAGCAGGACATGGTCGTGCCCTGATAGCAATTGCAGATGATGATGCCCGCACAGAATTATTTAAAACGGTTCTTTCGGATGGCTTATCTGTCAGACAGGCTGAAAGTTCTGTTTCTTTTTTTAAAGAACATGGATCTCTGCCGAAAGGTGAAGTACCTGTCGTCGCTAAATCTGCCAGCCGCACGAAGAAAGAGCCAAAACAAATTGACGCAGAACTGGCAAATGTAAAAGCCCGTCTGGAAGATTCTTTGGGAACAAAAGTGTCATTCAGCGGATCTTTAGATAAAGGAAATCTGACGATTAAATATTCGTCAGAAGCAGAGCTTGAAAAGATTCTGGCACTGCTTGAAGTGTAA
- a CDS encoding MlaD family protein, whose product MVLNPRSSKTDIIKASLAALGGLAVLGLFIVFLGGHDFFADYSTYNISFRNVKDLTSGRPVKYAGLSVGKVGIIEIDEQNPGRISVVINVDRDFALYEGTVATITQKGLVGDNYILLELERDPGPKLAPGAMIPVAVTLSMNDVAAEIGKAVAAVAPKLEKAAEGLQALFSGENRANLEKSLKIAPDVLAQTNATLVSFQKEWVKLSRTASTGIESGTKNLGDITVEISDTLQKVEKVLQSLEGDMKNTLQSMNGEVTRVADGVDGLTSDLRKNLEYDQEEIEIILLNVNRLSREMNRLARSLRERPWQVLNPPEGAGK is encoded by the coding sequence ATGGTACTCAATCCGCGCAGTTCAAAGACAGATATTATTAAAGCAAGTTTAGCCGCCTTAGGCGGGTTAGCTGTGTTGGGGTTATTTATTGTTTTTCTCGGCGGTCATGATTTCTTCGCTGATTATTCCACTTACAATATTTCATTCCGTAATGTGAAAGATCTTACTTCCGGCAGGCCTGTAAAATATGCGGGTCTTAGTGTCGGTAAGGTTGGAATCATAGAAATTGATGAGCAGAATCCGGGCCGTATTTCTGTGGTTATTAATGTGGACAGGGATTTTGCACTTTATGAAGGCACTGTTGCAACAATCACTCAGAAAGGACTTGTGGGTGATAATTATATTCTTTTGGAACTTGAACGTGATCCGGGGCCTAAACTTGCGCCCGGAGCAATGATTCCAGTTGCAGTGACTTTAAGTATGAATGATGTTGCTGCTGAAATAGGCAAAGCAGTTGCTGCCGTTGCTCCAAAGCTGGAAAAGGCCGCAGAAGGCCTTCAGGCTCTTTTCTCCGGTGAGAACAGGGCAAACCTTGAAAAAAGTTTAAAAATTGCTCCTGATGTACTTGCGCAAACTAACGCTACGTTGGTTTCATTCCAAAAAGAGTGGGTTAAGCTTTCTCGAACAGCTTCCACAGGGATAGAATCGGGAACAAAAAATCTTGGGGATATCACAGTTGAAATTTCCGACACTTTGCAAAAGGTCGAAAAGGTCCTTCAATCTCTTGAAGGAGATATGAAAAACACTTTGCAGAGCATGAACGGTGAAGTCACGAGAGTGGCGGATGGCGTTGACGGACTGACATCAGATCTTCGCAAAAATCTAGAATATGATCAGGAAGAAATTGAAATTATTCTTTTAAATGTAAACAGACTTTCTCGAGAAATGAACAGGTTGGCCAGATCGCTTCGGGAACGTCCGTGGCAGGTTCTCAATCCTCCTGAAGGAGCCGGAAAATGA
- a CDS encoding NAD-dependent epimerase, with translation MKVLVTGAAGFIGFHLSKRLLSEGHEVIGLDILNDYYDVQVKKNRLKQIEDHENFTFAYIDMADREAMAKLFAEHQFTHVVNLAAQAGVRYSLENPQAYIDSNVVGFMNILEGCRHNGVKHLAYASSSSVYGLNTSMPFSTHDNVDHPISMYAATKKSNELMAHSYSHLFNIPTTGLRFFTVYGPWGRPDMALFLFTKAIVNNEPINVFNHGKMLRDFTYIDDIVEGVVRVLKNTAQPNPDWSGDAPDPCTSPAPFRIYNIGNNQPTELMRYIEVLEDCLGKKAEKNMMPLQAGDVPCTYANVDDLVKDVGFKPCTTIEEGIAKFVAWYREYYKV, from the coding sequence ATGAAAGTTCTTGTAACCGGAGCAGCCGGATTTATCGGCTTCCACCTTTCTAAGCGCCTTTTATCTGAAGGACACGAAGTCATTGGCCTTGATATTTTAAATGATTACTATGATGTTCAGGTCAAAAAGAATCGTTTGAAACAGATCGAAGATCATGAAAACTTCACATTTGCTTATATTGATATGGCTGACAGAGAAGCCATGGCGAAACTTTTTGCCGAGCATCAGTTTACACATGTTGTTAACCTTGCTGCTCAGGCCGGAGTTCGTTATTCGCTCGAAAACCCTCAGGCATATATTGATTCAAATGTTGTCGGTTTTATGAATATTCTTGAAGGGTGTAGACATAACGGAGTTAAGCATCTTGCTTATGCATCCTCAAGTTCTGTTTACGGTCTTAATACAAGCATGCCTTTCAGTACTCATGACAATGTTGATCATCCGATTTCCATGTATGCTGCAACTAAAAAATCTAACGAATTGATGGCTCATTCATATAGTCATCTTTTCAATATCCCTACAACAGGGCTTAGATTTTTTACTGTATACGGACCTTGGGGCAGACCTGACATGGCTTTGTTCCTCTTTACCAAGGCAATCGTGAACAATGAGCCTATCAATGTTTTTAATCACGGAAAAATGCTTCGCGATTTCACTTACATTGATGACATAGTTGAAGGCGTTGTGAGAGTTCTTAAGAACACTGCTCAGCCGAATCCTGACTGGTCCGGGGATGCTCCTGATCCTTGTACAAGTCCGGCTCCGTTCAGAATTTATAACATTGGTAACAATCAGCCAACTGAGTTGATGCGTTATATTGAAGTGCTTGAAGACTGCCTTGGCAAGAAAGCTGAGAAAAACATGATGCCTTTGCAGGCAGGTGATGTTCCTTGCACATATGCTAATGTTGATGATCTTGTTAAAGATGTAGGTTTTAAACCTTGCACCACAATTGAAGAAGGCATTGCAAAATTCGTTGCTTGGTATAGAGAGTACTACAAAGTTTAG
- a CDS encoding DnaJ family domain-containing protein — MFFIAALAEAKIKESERKGEFKNLPCSGKPLKLEDDSMIPSELRMAYKALKNAGYLPPEMQLRKDIYSALDLLESMEEEKERYCQMQKVNVLFGKIKKMRGQKISIDTEDTYYQNIVERMTLSSNKFKEKKG; from the coding sequence ATGTTTTTTATTGCGGCTCTTGCCGAGGCGAAGATTAAAGAATCAGAGAGAAAGGGAGAGTTTAAAAATCTTCCATGTAGCGGAAAGCCTTTGAAACTTGAAGATGATTCAATGATTCCATCTGAGTTGCGAATGGCATATAAAGCTTTGAAAAATGCCGGCTATCTTCCGCCGGAAATGCAACTTCGAAAGGATATTTATTCAGCTCTTGACCTGCTTGAAAGCATGGAGGAAGAAAAAGAGCGCTATTGCCAGATGCAGAAAGTAAATGTTCTTTTCGGGAAAATAAAAAAAATGCGCGGGCAGAAAATTTCAATCGACACTGAAGATACATATTACCAGAATATCGTCGAACGGATGACCCTGAGCAGCAATAAATTCAAGGAAAAAAAGGGATGA
- a CDS encoding slipin family protein produces the protein MTYTIPIILFLVFFLVTALKVLNEYERGVIFRLGRVINSKGPGLIILIPIVDKMVRVSLRIMTLDVPSQDVITRDNVSVKVNAVIYFRVTDPIKAILEIEDFMFATSQLAQTTLRSVCGGVELDDILSQREKVNNEIQEILDIHTDPWGIKVSTVELKYVDLPQEMQRAMAKQAEAERERRAKVINALGEFQAAEKLSQAAKIISAHPEALQLRYLQTLREMSAEGKASTIIPLPLDLMRMLAPGAGSGELIEKKIQESSEE, from the coding sequence ATGACTTATACGATTCCTATTATTCTTTTTCTTGTTTTTTTTCTGGTAACAGCTCTTAAAGTTTTGAATGAGTATGAGCGGGGCGTGATTTTCAGGCTTGGTAGAGTCATAAACTCCAAGGGGCCCGGGCTGATCATTCTGATTCCTATTGTGGATAAAATGGTTAGAGTCTCACTTAGAATTATGACTCTTGATGTGCCCAGTCAGGATGTGATTACTAGAGATAATGTCAGTGTTAAGGTTAATGCTGTAATTTATTTTCGAGTGACCGATCCGATTAAAGCTATCCTTGAAATAGAGGATTTTATGTTCGCCACTTCTCAGCTTGCCCAAACCACCTTGCGTAGCGTATGTGGGGGAGTCGAGCTTGACGATATCCTTTCTCAAAGAGAAAAAGTAAATAATGAAATTCAGGAGATTCTGGATATTCATACTGATCCTTGGGGAATTAAAGTCAGTACCGTTGAGCTTAAGTATGTCGATCTTCCGCAGGAAATGCAGAGGGCGATGGCCAAGCAGGCTGAGGCCGAGCGTGAACGCAGAGCTAAGGTTATTAATGCATTGGGTGAATTTCAGGCTGCGGAAAAGCTTTCGCAGGCAGCTAAAATTATTTCAGCTCACCCTGAAGCTTTGCAACTCAGATATTTACAGACTCTTCGAGAAATGTCTGCTGAGGGTAAGGCTTCTACTATAATCCCACTCCCCCTTGATTTGATGAGGATGTTGGCACCTGGTGCCGGCAGTGGGGAGTTAATTGAAAAAAAAATCCAAGAGAGTAGCGAAGAATGA
- the rfaE1 gene encoding D-glycero-beta-D-manno-heptose-7-phosphate kinase — MDKTILSVLPKLKGQKVLIVGDVMLDHYVIGSVDRISPEAPVPVVQVTEEKYLLGGAGNVARNIVALGGDPHLTGFIGADAEGHVFNKLCLDSGISCSLFESEDRPTTKKTRVMAHNQQMVRVDREKTDEFSVYHMDQLFSFLDNEICDYSVVILSDYGKGTLSQNFFDRFWALLKVKSHKPHVLVDPKTVNYDHYKGVNLLTPNAKEAGEGAGMVIKSKEDVLEAGRKLFDRLDPTHLLITLGGDGMALFESRDVVKHVPTFAQKVFDVTGAGDTVIATLGLGLAAGLDPLTSAVLANYAAGIVVGQVGAATATVEELAEAVRNWSKPKVTAWSE, encoded by the coding sequence ATGGATAAAACAATTTTAAGCGTATTGCCCAAACTGAAAGGGCAGAAGGTGTTGATTGTTGGTGACGTGATGCTTGATCATTACGTGATTGGTTCCGTGGATCGCATTTCGCCTGAAGCTCCGGTTCCCGTTGTTCAGGTTACTGAGGAAAAGTATCTTCTGGGCGGAGCTGGAAACGTGGCTCGAAATATAGTCGCGCTGGGCGGTGATCCTCATTTGACTGGTTTCATAGGAGCGGATGCAGAGGGGCATGTTTTCAACAAACTCTGCCTTGATTCAGGCATTTCATGTAGTTTGTTCGAATCTGAGGATCGTCCTACCACAAAGAAAACACGGGTAATGGCTCATAATCAGCAGATGGTCAGAGTTGATAGAGAGAAAACAGATGAATTTTCAGTCTATCATATGGATCAGCTGTTCTCATTTCTAGATAATGAAATTTGCGATTACAGTGTTGTAATATTGTCTGATTACGGGAAAGGGACCCTGTCTCAGAACTTTTTTGATAGATTCTGGGCTTTACTTAAAGTGAAAAGCCATAAACCGCATGTTTTGGTTGACCCCAAGACCGTTAACTATGATCATTATAAAGGCGTCAATCTTCTTACGCCTAATGCCAAAGAAGCAGGTGAAGGCGCAGGTATGGTGATCAAAAGCAAAGAAGATGTCCTTGAAGCGGGCAGAAAGCTGTTTGATCGGCTTGATCCAACTCATCTGCTCATCACTCTCGGTGGTGACGGTATGGCTCTTTTTGAATCGCGTGATGTGGTTAAACATGTTCCGACTTTTGCGCAAAAAGTTTTTGATGTAACCGGGGCAGGCGATACCGTTATCGCAACTTTGGGATTGGGACTTGCTGCGGGGCTTGATCCGCTTACCTCCGCTGTGCTTGCAAACTATGCTGCCGGCATCGTTGTCGGTCAGGTCGGTGCGGCGACTGCTACTGTTGAGGAACTCGCAGAAGCTGTACGTAACTGGTCTAAGCCGAAAGTTACAGCTTGGAGTGAATAA